Sequence from the Ereboglobus luteus genome:
GGCCTTCAGCTTGTCGTCAGCATTGATCTGGCGCTTGTTCTTGGCGTCCTGGAGACCGTTCTTTTTGATGTAGGCCCAGAGTTTCTTGGTGAGCTCCGTGCGGGGGAGCGCTTTGTTACCGACGACGGCCGCGAGGGCTTCATCGGGCTGAACAGGCTTCATGAAAGCAGCGTTCGGCTTGCGGGTGGTTTTTTTGGTTTTAGTAGATTTTTTAGCCATACAGGAATCCGGTGTAGTGCGGCGTTTTGCGAAGGCAACATATTTTCAGAGGGAAAATTTTTCATTTCAGAGGGAGAAAGTTTGCCAAGTCGTTGAAAAAGGTCTTGGCGGTGCGCGCGATTTTTCACCGCGCCCGTGTTGTATCAAGATTTTGGATACACAACTCGCCGGGCCCGCCGGACGGCAATCACTTACCG
This genomic interval carries:
- a CDS encoding SWIB/MDM2 domain-containing protein — translated: MKPVQPDEALAAVVGNKALPRTELTKKLWAYIKKNGLQDAKNKRQINADDKLKAVFNGKKSVNMFDMTKLVSTHLVK